Genomic segment of Leopardus geoffroyi isolate Oge1 chromosome B2, O.geoffroyi_Oge1_pat1.0, whole genome shotgun sequence:
ctcgggtaatgatctcacggttcgtgagttgaagccccacatcgggctctgtgctgacagctcggagcctggagtctgcttcggattctgtgtttctttctctctctctgcccctcccccactcattctccctctctttctctctttcaaaaatgaacgaaaatttaaaatttttttaaagaaaggaggaATATTCTCCCAAATGCTTTAATAATCCCCATACAGTAACTCTGTGAGGTAAATACTACCATCAACCCTAGTTggagaaactgaaattcagagatgGTAAATAATTTTCCTGAGATTTCAAATCTAACCACGTTGTGAAACCAGGGTTCAAATATAGTttttctgattccagagcccatgGCCTTAGATACCACATGGTTCCTCCTCTTCACATGGACaccaaatgagaaagaaacttaGCTGAATTTCTGTGGAAGCCTTCATGGTTCTCAAGTGCTCCCCTGGCACGCGTTATACCTTGTTAGTTCTCTGCTTggcttttcctcttcctgttgAGGTCAGGCCAGGAGCATGGGATAATGGCCAAGCTCTGGAGCACCATCCAGCTGCTATGTATCCCAATAACCCCTGAGATCTTTCcgggagaaaataagaaagtctgGACTTATTTCCCCTTAATTCCTCATGTTTCAGGGTCCTAGTAATCAGCCTAATAATATTCTCATGTGCCTGCAGCCCCACCGGTTAACAGGCAATTCATTCACTATCTTTCACTACCTGGTTTTACCACTTACTAACTGTAACTCgggataagttacttaacctctctaggcCCTATCTGTAGAATAGACCTGTAAGAGTACAGACCAAACAGAGCTGCAAGAATTCAGGGAAaccatttgttttaaatacttaatagCAAATATAAGCCATTCCATAGGCTAATACCTTGTTACTGGATGTTTATTGTAGaccagtttttttccccccatctgcTCTAGTTCTTTTCCCGTCCCTTTCACATCAGGAAGAAAGGGCTCAGTGGGCAGCATATACCCATGGCCCCAAACTGTAGTTTTCATTAATTGATTCTAGGCTTTCTAGAAAGAAAGCACAAATCCTTGATTtccaaaatgcattttgaaacaGACATGATTCTTGAATATTAGATTTCCTCAATTAATGCCCTTCAGTCTCAGGGTTGATTGTAAAATCACTACAAATTCTTCGCCATCTGAATGTAACTTCAGATCTTCCTGCTGACAGCTGGAGTCCAAGTTTGCTGTGAGACTTGCTTTAGCCAGTGGGACATTAGCACCTCTGAAGCAAGCAGAGGCTTGAAATGCTCTCGCACTTTGGCCTTTACAATTCTTTCTGCTTTGGAAACTCTGTAACGCCCTCCACAAGCAGAAGTCTGGGCCAGTCTCCAGAATGACAAACAGACATGTGCTTTAGTCACCCTGATCACTCTCCCCAAAGTCTGCCAACCTCTAGGCATGTGAGTTAAGTCATCCCGGATAATCCACATAGCAGCTGACCTGTTGCCTGACCACATTCGCATGCAAGAACCCAGCAGAgatcactgagccacccagaccagGAGAAATAACCACTCAAACCATGAGCTATATGAATGTTTGCTATTTGGCCATTAAATTTGAGAGTGCCTTGCTATGAAATAATTCTTAACTGGTACGGTTATTGGTACTAAGCAATATGACTGCAGATCCTTCAAGCGGTATTAGCCATTTCTCAAATCTGGGTTGGCTTTGCCTAATGTAATATTAGCAAACCTAAAGCAAGCAGAGGACTAAATGATGCTTGCACATTGGggattgccctttttttttttttttttgctgttcctGGTACTCTGCAAGTCTTAGCATGTAAAGCAGCTCAGGTTGTCGTCTTAATTAACAGCTCTACTAATTGCCATGCATACGACGAGGCCAGCATCACTATAGCCACTGTCTTATCTGGTGAGTTTATCTTACATTTGGAAGGTAAAACTAGGCTTTCATCATTTCTTGGGACTTTCCCCTTGGGAGCCAGTTGTCCACAGAGATCAGCACTTCTACTCTGTTCTCATGCATAAATCtcatagagggagggaggcacttCATGCAGGGAAGGCAGCCATGATATAGCACTGACCAGGCCTGCACCTATGTCTGCCTAGGAATCGCACTTTCCCAAAGAGATAAACCATGTTCCTCCTCCAACATAATCTTTACGGTGATAAGTATAATAAGGGCACTATTCTGGCCTCCAACTGCTTTACTTCTTTGCCTTATGGCTCATTTGAATCATAACCTATAAAGGGAAGAGTAGTATTATTTATTTGGCCTCACATGGATCCCAACAATGAAAATGATACTGTGTTTCTCCCATCTACACATGCAATTTCACACAATTAAGGTCGAAGCCAATTTTGCTCATCTCTGAAAAAACACAGGAAGACTTTGATGGTTTCTACCTGTCTGACCCTAGCATATGTTGGTCTAAATGATCACATTCATTAGTATACATGGTGGAAATCAAAGAAGGATTCCTCCCATGCAaaagattgttttggtttttggatgCTTCTTCATAGGTATTGACACACAGCAAACCTGGAATTCTTTTTCTGAACAAGATGAGAATATAGACCAATTGCTCTCATGCAACAGCTCTGAGGGATCATTACGTtgtgcatgttttttttccccctatcctCTACAGCACCGATTTAACAAGGCCACTGCCCCTTGCCCATTGGCTACAACTGCATGTGTTATACAGTTGCTTCTTCACTTGCTGAGGAGAGCAATGCAGTTGTCTAGAGTTACAGCCCTCACAGATTGCAgatcacaaacaaaacaaagatgagaaaTGCAGGTAAAGGAAGCAGATCTGATTCACCATTGGCTGTAGGGAAGTATCAGTGGGTGGAAGATATTATACAGATATATCAGTTGGAAGGCATCTCCTTATCTGTTTTGGCCTCTGCTGATCTCAGCACCCATAATAATGTCTAGCAGATGATGTATCTACTGaaggacaaaagaaaggaaggcacGATTGTTCACACGATTTGTGCCAGATCCCGGTTTTATCTTGGTTGGTAGGAAACTATCTTTTACTTAGAATAGAGATCTAACCACAGATTTTTTATGTCCATGGTAAGCGTTTGACAAGAAGATAAATATGGCAACACATCAGTAATATCTGATGCTGTAACACCTATCATAATCTGTTACAATTTCTTAAATGTCCCAGAAATTAGTTCTATTCCATaaagataaacaagaaagaaTCAGGAACATTTTCTATGTGCTTATCTTTTCAGATACACCtaaatggagggggagggggaaaaatcacTTGACATTTGGGAGAAAACTCTAAGCTTAAGAGTCCACTGATTTACCAATAGGCAATTCTCAGGTAACTGAGAGGCACTGTGTGTTCAGAGCCCTTGTTGAGCTGGCCTCTTGCTTTGCTAGCATGCCCGTCTGTCTGGctggctgtgctgacagtgtaagTCAAGGGATTATTAGATTGAACACATGTCctcagcttttctttgtttttgttttgctttgggaCAGAGATAGGAAAGTTGACTGGGGCCCCAGagatctatgaaaaaaaaaaaaaaaaaagacagaaaaggaggaggggagagaaatttGCAGTGATAAGTGTTTTCTGCTGTAAGAGTCATGGGAGAATATGAGTTTGATTCTGGCAGAAGCAAAGTGGCAATGTGGGTCAAGAATTAACCCACAGGGATGCCAGGATAACGACTCCTGAGACATGTCTCTAAATTACATCAAAAACTTCTATGAAGGATGTGTAAGTATtatgcaaacaaaaaacaaacaaaaataattgtttgAGTCTTGTCTTGTATTTTAATCTGATTTGCATAAGTATTGATGAGTGAGAACATCTACATATATGGAGAATAATATAAACATCAACCATATACTTCAAAATATGCTGAATTTAAAACTATATCCTGAATAATTCAGGAAGTACTTTTAGCTATTAGTGTTTTAAAGTAGCTCACTATCTCTCAATTCAATAattaagaagtagaaaataagcTGTAATGACAATTAAATAAACATCATTTGGTTGTTCAGATAGTATGCATACCAATGAGTTTAATGTTAGATTTGTTATCTAATTTTCTAAAAGAGGTCCCAGATATTCTAAGATTCTCTTGATTTTATTGCAGAAGGATTAGGGGGGTAAGGATATTCATTGAATTCAAAGCtgtttaaatatttccaaaattataCATTTGATTAGCAACGTGTCCCTGATAGTTGCATTTCATATTTTCAGAGTTAAAAGGGCTGGGCAATCTCATAATGCAGAATTTGTATTGGGCTTAATGATGTCTAAAGTTATATCTTGATTCAGAAAttcatgaatattaaatatttttaaatgtgatcaaGAAAACATCCTTTAACATGtgcttctttaatgtttgttgtcaaaacatttttttctcctaaaatcacTAACAGGTGAAGCCTCCAACTGTGATTGGTCAATTCCACACCCTATTCTTTGGATCAGTAAGAATGTTCTTCCTTGGTGTGTTAGGCTTTGCGGTCTATGGGAATGAAGCTTTGCACTTCAGTTGTGATccagacaaaagagaaataaacctcTTCTGTTATAACCAGTTCAGGCCAATCACTCCACAGGTAAGTTTTTCTGTGGGCACGTAAGCCTTACTCTACACTGGAtaaaaattggtttctttttaaatgtaaaataatgtcaGAATAAGATGAAGAATGTCCTAACAGGCATTGTTTGTAGAATTATTACTTTTTCTCTAACTGGCTGTATATTTCAGGTGAATTAATATGAGTTGGTCAAGAGTTTCTTCCATCTCCAGAATTCTGTTATCTATTTATGTTAGAATTATACTCTAGACCTGTaattagaaaatggaaattgGGTAGCTACTACAATAAAGTACTTCACTATAATTAATAATTGGTAGATGATGACAGCAAAATATGACATTTTCACAATTACTaagatgtttaacattttaaatatcttagtAAGTAAACATGTTCAATAATACTATCttcatcatattatttttattgcttgcaAGACTTATGAAACATAGAATTCTTAAGTTTGCTTCTGTTGAGAGACAGTCTCTTTAGTGTGTTTTTGGTAACATGTGGATTGATTTGACTAAGATATTTCTGACATACTTTAGGTGTTCTGGGCGTTACAACTGGTGATTGTCCTGGTTCCTGGCGCTATTTTCCATCTTTATGCTGCATGTAAAAGCATCAATCAAGAATGCATTCTTCAAAAGCCTGTCTACACTGTGATTTATATCCTCTCTGTTTTATTAAGAATTAGTCTAGAGGTGATAGCATTTTGGCTTCAGATTCACCTCTTTGGTTTCCAAGTTAAACCTCTCTACTTGTGTGATGCTGGATCTTTTGGGGAAAAATTTACTATTATAAAATGCATGGTGCCAGAACACTTTGAGAAGACCATTTTTCTCATTGCAATGTATACATTTACTGTAATTACAGTAGTATTATGTGTTGCTGAAATTTTTGAAATCATATTTAGAAGATTATGCTTTCTAATTAGGCAATGACCAAAAGGTTGACTACCTGCCGATATGCTACAATTCTTTATCAGTCATGTTCATTTAGTTTCATCTTATTCACTGACTATCTCAATTtcacacataaatatattctttaaactTATCTCAGTGTGTCTAAACTTTATGtctaatataaaatagaatactaaGTTCCAAGGCGAGTATTCTTGAACaaacatttcattctattttaattttgtcacatattagaaaatatatacagaactaatgttaattctttttaaaatagaacttgtatactggggcgcctgggtggtgcagtcggttaagcatccgacttcagccaggtcacgatctcgcggtccgtgagttcgagccccgcatcgggctctgggctgatggctcagagcctggagcctgtttccgattctgtgtctccctctctctctgcccctcccccgttcatgctctgtctctctctgtcccaaaaataaataaacgttgaaaaaaaatttttttaaataaaatagaacttgtATAGAGTTCTCACACATATAACATCTTAATCACAGTATTTTGTGGCCAGAGAAGTTTTATTATCTCTTCTACGGAGTGGAAAATTGCATCTTAGGGGGGTTAATATGTatgcccaaagtcatacaaccACATTAGAATTAAGATCCCCTAAATATAAAGGCTGAACACTTTTGGCTAAACTTTGAAGGTGTAATTATATTtgcattcatataaatataacttatttaagTGCAAAAGttgtaaattaattattaaaagtcATTCTATAGTTTGATCACTAACTTAAAGAAATGgagtaattacatttttaatattgtactgttttcttgaaatttttaacaTCAAATGATATGGTAATATAGCcaccaaataaattaaaaatgctatggCAAATATTGTGAAtggtttccttgtttctttttttttttttaatgtttatttatttttgagtgggggggggcggggaggcgcagagagacagggaaacagaagatcagaagtgggctctgtcctgacagcagaaaccctatgtgggacttgaactcaagaactgtgagaccatgacctgagccaaagttagacactcagttgactgagccactcaggtgttctggtttccttgtttcttattgaaggaaaaacaaaacaacaaaaaacaaaaaactctgtgCTCACGGATATCCTAATAATGATAGCTTTTAGGGTCAAGATTATTGAAATggaaaagtatatttatattaagtTAGAATTCCTAAAgagttataaaattatttcaaagaaatttataTTAGTTTAGtgtattctttttatctttaccaATAATCATATCTATTTGATatcatttgaaatctttttttttaaagtttgagacagggacagagagagaccgcaaatgggggaggaggtaagagagaggagagagagaataccaagcagctcttgctgtcaacgcagagcccgacatagggcttgatctcaagaacagtgagatcatggggcgcctgggtggcgcagtcggttaagcgtccgacttcagccaggtcacgatctcgcggtccgtgagttcgagccccgcgtcgggctctgggctgatggctcagagcctggagcctgtttccgattctgtgtctccctctctctctgcccctcccctgttcatgctctgtctctctctgtcccaaaaataaacgttgaaaaaaaaaattaaaaaaaaaaaaaaaaagaatagtgagatcatgagctgagctgaaatcaagagtcagacacttaaccaactgagccacccaggcgctcctcatttATAATCTTTATGTATGACCACCTTGTACTGATGCCTCATTAGTAAAGAAACTATAGTCAGTCAAATActgaagttttcaatttttcttaactATTATTCAGCCTATGCTTAATATCATGAATTTCTTGACTTAAGGATTTTAAATAATTGAGGCTTCCTCCACATAAAAAGCACAGGAGAAAAGCCAACTCACTTGCATTCAACAAAGAGCCGCTAAGTATCTGTCAGTTAGCATGTACTGCATTAAGAGTTCATATACaaagactggggcgcctaggtggctcggttaagcgcccaacttcagctcagctcatgatctcatggttcatgggttccagccccgcctcaggctccacgctgacagtgtggagcctgcttgggattctctctctttccctctctctctgcccctccccaacttgcactttctctctctctctcaaaaataaaagataaacttaaaaaaaaaaaaaagagttcacatACAAAGATAACCAAGATTTAGTATCTTTATGAAATGTTTAGTGAGTGGTCAGTGACACATCCCAAAAGAGTGGGGCTGTGGAAATAGCTCACCCTGAAGGGAAGAAGTATTTATGTATTCACTGTCTTTGTTTCAAATcactgcagggcacctgggtggctcagtcagttaagggtctgacttcggctcaggtcatgatctcacagctcctgggatcaggccccacatcaggcttagtgcctgcttgcgattctctctctctctctctctctctctttctttctccccagcccctgctcatgctttccctctctttcaaaataaataaagttaaaaagaaaaaaagaatccctggCCCTATGTGCTAATAAACAGCAACAATGTTTAGTCCACTTTATTCTTATTTCCAGATTCTCTACAGATAACACACTTTTGGATCTATTTTCCTGCACCTTTGGaaggctgtttgtttgtttatttttgataccaGACATTGTGTGTTTTACCTTGTTGTTGGATGTGGGATACTTTTGTCTTCCCATGAATATACTTAAACTGTAATGTGGGGCACGGATAAGTTGCTCAGAAATGGTTGATCCTTTGCAGTTGAGCCTCTCAAGTTTTGTTAGATGTGACTAGTGCAGCTCTCACTGAAGGGCTAATTTTGCCCCTTTACCAAGGCAAACCCTTTCTGAGTACTCTATCAGATGACCTGTTAGTATTTTGGAAGTGTTATTTTTCTACCATCCTCAAACTGGTTCATTCCTCTTAGTCcttttgggctgctataacaaagtacatAGACTGGgcggtttataaacaacagacatttatttctcagttctaaaggctggaagtctgagaccaGGGTGCCAGTACAGTGAAgttctggtgagaaccctcttctGAGATACACACTTGTCCTGGTAGAAAAAGGTGAGGGCACTCTACAGttccttttataagggcactaatcccattcatgagggctctaccctcatgacctaatcacctcccaaaggtcctacctcctaccatcacactgggggttaggattctaaaatatgaattttgcaggggacacaaacattcagcttATCACACTCATGAATGCAACATAAATTGCTATAACTATAGGAAGCAAGTCTTTGCCGCACCCAAGAAGGGAGAAGAGCAAAGGACcttcttctggtttgcctcttaGGATTTTTCTCAGggaagattttttgttttttgtttttttctttttttcccaaaaaaccACAGCAGATTTCCCCTTAGTGTCACTAATCACTCTGATCTATACTCTGATTCGTCCTCCAGGACATTGTCAAAGTTTAACTCTTTTTAGAGAGATTTTCTACTTTGGCTATCAGGAAAAGCAACAAGTCTCAATCTTGTGTGAATCTTGAATATTGTTCCTTTCAATGTTTTCAAGAGttcttctcttttaaagatatttaaagatgTTACACCGATCAGGACTCCATTGGAGACCCTTTACAGATCTATGGAGCTCTCTTGCTTTGCAGTTCTCTCCTCTAAGGTAGCTTGCCCTGCAAAATCTAGCCTCCTTGCCcacctctgccccccgccccatacTCTCTCTCCTCACTGGACAGGTAATGGCATTTCTAAGCCACCATAAAAACCCTGCTTACCTCTGCTTCCTTTCAGCAAACAGTACCTGTTATTATGTTTAAAGATACAGATTCAGTGAGAGAGTTGATTTAGACAATCTTTAATTCCTTACTATTCtacttttttatgatttcatttcattgGTAATTATATCAGGATTTTAGCATACAGCTATATACTCCTgaataataaatgatatatataaatatggcatttataaagtaaatataaaatatttataaaaaacataCTTTCTAACCAAAATGCAAATGTAgtaaaaaattagtaagaatgCAAAAGCTAAACAAATACTTAaccatttgaaaatacatttaaaattatttcataaaaagcTCTTGGATCAAGTAaggtaatttaaaatgaatttttttttctgtatttataaatgaACAGTCCAATGCTACATATCAAAAGCCATGAGATGGGACCAAATCCGTAGTACACAGAAAATTGACagctgaaaatatatttcttattaaaaagaaataataaatgcaatttaaaaagtaaaaataagaactctaaaataaaactaaaaaatacaaaaataattcagggcacctggttggctcagttggttaagcctctgactcttgatttcagttcaagtcatgatcttacagttagtgagttcgagccctgtgttgggctccaccctgacagtgtggagcctgcttgggattctctgtctctccttctctctctgcccgatctctctctcaaaataaacaaataaattttttttgaaaaatgttaaaatagtttAATAACGATAAAGTCAGAAAGTACagtaataaattagaaaacaaacatataaaacatataaaatacaaatataaaatggtactagaaaacagtaataaaatagataaatctgGTGGATCAAATTAAGTGTGATAGTATACTATTATCAGATCCTTACAATATATAAAGTTGTATATTATCAGTTAAAGTATATTGTGGTAATATATCTTTAGATATATACTATGACATATAAgctgataaaacaaaacaagaaaatttggGCTGAAAAGCCAACAAAGTatattaaatggaatcataaaacatGCAATTAGTCCAGagggtggcagaaagagaaaagggaaacaaaaaatcatGGGACAAATTGAAAGCAAGATAAGACAGTTGACCTAAACCTAAAAATATCGATAGTAGCAATACGTATAAAAGCTCTTACCAccctaaacaaaaacaaagattaaacgAATGCACTGTTTTAAAAGCCAGACCAAACAATTAACAAGAACcccactttaaatatttttgaatacttaAAGATTTAGTACTTAggccattcaaatatttttacaaatagattttaaaaaatggaaaaagatatatcatgcaaaaGCATTAGAGAGCTGAAGTGGCTATACTATAAGAAAACTCAAGTAGATTTCAGGGCAAGGGATAATGACAGGGATAAAAGAGACATTTAATAATGATTAAAGTGTAATATCACCAGGAATCATAACAGTTCTGTAATGTCACCAGTTACAGAGTAGCAAACTACAGGAAGCAAAacttgataaaattcaaaaaagaaataaattcaattacAATTAAAGATTTCAACACCCATCTCTCACTAatcaagaagatagaaagaaCATCAGAAAGGATATGGGAGTCTTAAACGTTACTAGTAGATGACTTGAACTAATTGATATTTAGAAATCACCTAACCACcgcagattatatatatatatttttcatgcatatatggaacattcaccaagggAGACTATTTGCTGGGCCATGAGAAAGTCTGAAGGAATTAAATCACAGAGTATATAAGCtgatcacaatggaattaaactaggaATTAATATGCCCAAGTATTTGAGAAACTAACAATACAATTTTATTAACCCATAGATTAAAGATGAAATTATGTGGAAAATTGAAAACTATTATAAACAAATGCTAATAAAAACATGATTTctgaaaaattatggaaaacagcTAGAAGACTAGTTAACAGAACATTAAAAGTTCTAAATGTtctggtaggaaaaaaaattgagttatAAAGTGATTTAAGCCTCTCAccttaagaaattataaaaagaacagtttaaatacaaattaaataggagggaaatttttttaaaaagcacaaaactttgaaatagaaaactgaaggacaatagaaaaaaatcagtggaacAAAAAGTGGTTCTTGAAAAGATTAGTAAAACTGATACATTCCTCCATAGACAGATTgagataataaaagagaaaatgaaaattactcagatcataaattaaaaaaaaggggcatcacaacagaatatttaaatgattttaaggaAACATCATGAACAATGTTATGCCAATAAGTTTGCTACttatataaaatgaacaaattccttgaaaagcatatattattaaaaacttaattaagcagaaaacatgaatatctttatacttattaaagaaattacattaaaaatcaaaaagccttcccacaaagaaaatgcCAGGCCCAGGCAGCTTCGCTGGTGAATTCCATCCATGCCCTCCTCTACCTTGCGTAGATTCAAGCCCCAATCTGGAGGGTGATGTAAGATCCCTGAGCAACTGTTCGGAGCTGGATGGAGGAGAGTTTGGGTCTGTCTTCATAGTAACTACTTCATTATAaaacatcaacaagaaaaaacaacctcgtgttaagatttattttgtttcacagCATAATTTCAATGTGCTGTTAAGCTAACAGTCTCTGTTACTTTTCTCCCTCATATCAATTATCCTCTCCTAATGGGAGTTCATTACTTAGAAAGAAGAGAGTGTGTGTTGGCAGATGGAGTAAAATCCAATTTTAACCACTTCACTTACTTGCTTACATACCCTTTCTTCCTAGAACATATGCCAATGAGAAAGAGACCTGAGCAACCTCCAGTCCTGAAAGGAGAGATCAGGAGAATAACAGGAAGGggtgctgggtggttcagtcacttaagcatctgacttcggctcaggtcatgatctcacggttggtgggccgggccccagtcgggctctgtgctgaaagctcagagcctggagcctggttcgggttctgtctccttctctgtctgcccctcccctgctgacgctctgtctgtctctgtgtctcaaaactaaataaatatttaaaacttaaatattaaaatattaatattaaacatatttaaaaaataaatatttaaaatattaacattaaatattgatattaataataaaaaggagaataacAGGAAGGTATAGACTTCATTAGGAATAGGAACACATGATTTTCAGACACAGGATCACTCaataggaaaaacataaaatacaataacATATTGGTCTAGAGATATTAAAGTCAAGTAGTAGTGACTAGATTTACAGGCTCTGAAACCAAAGCACATGGATTTTTAATAACAAACATTCATATTTACTGGCTGTCATCTGGTGCAAGTTACATAACTTCTAagtgtctcatttttcttttctgtaagatAGTGAAAACAATAATACCTtattcatagggttgttgtaaagatgaaatgagttGACGttaaatccct
This window contains:
- the GJE1 gene encoding putative gap junction epsilon-1 protein; translated protein: MSLNYIKNFYEGCVKPPTVIGQFHTLFFGSVRMFFLGVLGFAVYGNEALHFSCDPDKREINLFCYNQFRPITPQVFWALQLVIVLVPGAIFHLYAACKSINQECILQKPVYTVIYILSVLLRISLEVIAFWLQIHLFGFQVKPLYLCDAGSFGEKFTIIKCMVPEHFEKTIFLIAMYTFTVITVVLCVAEIFEIIFRRLCFLIRQ